TGCGGTCCGCGCCCTCGGCCTGAAGGGACGCGACCTGGTGGATTACGCGGCGGCGCTGCGTCTGGACACCCTGTTCATCACCGACCTGCCGGCCCTGGGCACTCTCGATCCCGGAGCCGTCGCCGCGCTTCGGAAGTACGCCGCGGACCAGGGACTGGCCCTGCTCCTGGGCTCCTGGAGCATCTGCCCGACCTCCAAGACGTTCAAAAACGACTGGGGCACCGCCGAGGAACATCTTGCGCTGGGGATCCGCCTTTCCCAAGCGGCCGGATCGCCCGCATTCCGCGTGGTGCTCGGCAGCCGTGAGGACCGTCGGACCCCCGGCGGGATTGAGGCCCGCATTGCGGACACGGTACGCGTTTTGAAGTCGCAGCGGAGCGTTGCCCTGGATCACGGGGTCAAGCTGGCGATTGAAAACCACGCGGGCGACATGACCGCGACCGAACTGGCGGGGCTGGTCGAAGCGGCCGGCCCCGACTATGTGGGCGTCAATCTGGACTCGGGCAATGCCCTGTGGACGCTTGAGGATCCGTTGGAGTCCCTGGAAATCCTGGGACGCTACACACTGACCACCAGCCTGCGCGATTCAGCGGTCTGGCAGACGGACAAGGGATGCAAGGTGCAGTGGACCGCCTTTGGTGAAGGTGGCT
This genomic stretch from Verrucomicrobiia bacterium harbors:
- a CDS encoding TIM barrel protein; this translates as MDRRQFLLRSASAALVAASPAVGQAAEAAAPRLLDRNGDPIPLGMDNFAVRALGLKGRDLVDYAAALRLDTLFITDLPALGTLDPGAVAALRKYAADQGLALLLGSWSICPTSKTFKNDWGTAEEHLALGIRLSQAAGSPAFRVVLGSREDRRTPGGIEARIADTVRVLKSQRSVALDHGVKLAIENHAGDMTATELAGLVEAAGPDYVGVNLDSGNALWTLEDPLESLEILGRYTLTTSLRDSAVWQTDKGCKVQWTAFGEGGCIDQKRFFERFAQLCPGVAVNVETIGGFAAEFPYLDPEFWTAFPKKPASEFARFLAIARRGQPVPPDGLSDRERQEGELRRSLEYLRDVIGLGTRS